CGTCGCCCCAAACCAAACCACGGCCTGACGGTCGCATCTACTTTCTCCCTGGGGATGGTTACTGCCCTCGGAGCTCTGGGTTTACTGGCGGCCTGGGGAGGCCGAATCTTGACCGGCTTCGGTCTGGCAAAGTGGCTCCCCCTGCTGACCCTCATCATGGGACTCAACATGCTCGGGGTCATTCGGTGGAAGTGGCTGCGATGTCTCGGCGCCAGCGGAGAGGCGGCATCGGGCCCCACCCAGGCGTTTTTGATGGGGGTGCCGTTCGGGGTTGCGACCTCACCGTGTGCATTGCCCGTCCTGGTTACGGCGCTCGCCGTTGCGGCGGCAAAGGGGAACGCTGTCTTTGGCCTTGGAGGGCTCGTGGCGTTCGGGCTCGGGCGCAGCATTCCGGTCCTTCTCCTGGGCCTCTTCAGTGACCAGTCGTGGACACTTCCCAAGATCCAGCGGGTTGCTCCCTGTCTGCGCCGCGTCGCCGGCGGCTTGATTACGGCAGTCAGTTTGTATTTCCTCACCCTTGGCCGTGACCTGCTGGGATGACGTGAAGCTGGCGATGCCGACCCGGCCCCACGGGGAACGGTAGCCCATGGATGCTGGTGAGAGGAGGTGAGCAATGCCGGGTCCGGCGCGCCGTCCTCCGAGTTTGAACGGATGGTACTCCCGCACCTCGAAGCAATGGTTCGGCTTGCCCGTTTCCTCCTCCGTGGGAAGCGAGCGGACGCGGACGATCTCGTGCAAGATGCCGTCCTCCGGGCCTTTGAAGCCTTTCCTCGATTCCAACCGGGCACAAACTTCCGCGCGTGGCTTTTCCGCATCCTTCGCAATGCCTACGTCGATCTGCTCCGGCGGAAGGGACGCCAGATCGAGCTTGCCGAACCGGACGCGGGGCTACAGGAGAACAGTCGTGCAATTGAAGAGTTCAGGGCCGAAGCGGTGCGCCAGCGCACGGAGGCTGATCTGGAGGCTGCCCTGGCCGACCTGCCCGCCGAGATCAAGACGGCGCTTCTTCTTGTCGATGGCGAGGGGATGCGCTACGACGAAGTGGCCGAGATCATGGATTGCCCCATCGGTACCGTCCGCTCCCGCCTGCATCGCGGGCGGCGCCTTCTTCGCCAGCGGCTCGTCGAGATCTGGCAGGGCCGAACTGTCGGCTGATGCGTGCCGCCGTACTCGAAACACGGGGCCACGCAGGATCAACCATGTCCCACGTTGAGACGCTGACGAGCGCGGAAGTTGAGTCCAAGGTGCTCCAAGCGGCGGGCTCTGTGGACGTTGACCGCGATCTTGATGCGGCCCGCCGGTTCGGCGTGATGAGCTTGCCGACGGCGCTCTTCACACGGGACGGCAAAGAGGTGGAGCGTCTCGACGGGCTCATCACCGAGGACGCCCTGAGGGCGGCGTTCGAGCGAGCGGCCCATGCCTGACCGCTCGCGCTCTGCACCAGGGTTCGTGTTCAACGGAAACGGACGCGAGGTTATCGCGGCGCTGGAGCAGGCGCCTTTCACGCGGCGGCATGGCCTCTTGTTGGCTGCACTGCTCGCTGCGCTCGTGTTCGACTACCAGAAGCCTGCGACCATCGGCTTCGTGATCCCTGGGATGCGAGAGATGTGGGGCCTCTCCGAAGCTAGCGCCGCTTACCTCCCCGCGGCTGGGATGGGCGGGACCGTGATCGGGTCCGTCCTCTGGGGGTTCATGGCCGACCGCGTCGGACGGCGGGCAGCACTGCTCTGGACAGTCGGCATCTTCTCGATCGCCACGCTGTGCGGGTTCGCTCTGGCCTACTGGCAGTCACTCCTGGCCTGTTTCGTGATGGGGTTCGGCGTGGGCGGCGAGATTCCCGTGGTGTTCGCGTTGGCTAGCGAGTACTTGCCAGCCCGGCTTCGGGGAACGGCGGTGCTAGGCTTGGGCATCGCCGGCTCGATGGGAGGCTACGCCCTGGCGGCCGGCACTGCAGCAATCGTGAAGGCTTTCTACCCGGAGGTCCATGCGTGGCGGCTACTCTGGCTGGTGAACCTGATTCCGTCGGTTATCCTGATCCTGGCCCTGCGGAGCCGGATCGTCCCTGAGTCGGCCCGGTACCTGCTGGCTCAGGGCCGGGTGCAGGACGCGAGAGCGGCTGCCGAATCTCTCCTCGGCCCGATCGCGAGAACTCCAGCGATTACAGAATCGTGGTCGATAGATGGCCCGCGTAAAGAGGCGGTCACTTCGCTCCGGACGCCCTACGGCCGCGTCGCGGCCCTGGCGTTCTTCGCCTTCGGCTGGGGCCTGGCCAACTTCGGGTTTCTCACCTGGCTCCCTACTCTGCTGGGAAGGCTCGGCTACGCGGGCGCAACCGCTTCCGCTTACCTTGCGCTCTCGGCGCTCATCGGGCTCCCTAGCCTGATTCTCACGGCGCTTCTGTTCAGCCGCTGGAGCACGCAGGGGACGCTGGTCGTGTACGCCGCGGGAGGGGCGCTCGCGCTCCTGGCGCTCGGTGCAGGCGCGAGCGCCGGGAAGCTGACGCCCGTCCTCCTGGTGGTCGCGAGTGCCCTGGCGTTCTTCTTCATCGCCTCGATCGGGGGCGCCCTCCCTGTCTACGCCGCCGAGGTGTCTCCCACGGCGGTGCGGGCTCGCCAGACGGGGATCGTCGCGGCGGCAGGCAGGCTAGGCGCCATTGTCGGCCCGTACGTGGGCGGCATCTGGCTGACGGGCGGCGGCTCAGTGCTCGGCCTCCAGGCGTTTTTTGCGGCCGGGCTCATCGCGGCCGCGGGGGTGCTGCACATGGTGGGTGTGGAGACCCGTGGCCGCACGCTGGAAGAGATCACGAGATTCCACTGGCCAGGCCGTTTCCTGAAAGGGGGGCTCGTCATGAGAACGATCCAACTGGGCGTACCCACGATCAAGTGCGAGGGATGCGTGGAGACGATTCGCACCGCCCTGACCAAGCGCTCTGGGGTCCAGACGGTCGAGGGGGATCCAGACCGAAAGGACGTCACAGTCACGTTTGACCCTGGCCAGCTCACGGAGAGCGAGATTCGGGCTGCCATCGCGGAAGCCGGCTTTCTTGTCGGATAAGGCCATGGGCCTCTTCACGAGGGAGATCGGAAGAACGGCGGACGCCCGTGTAAGGCGAATGTGTGGCGTCCCAGGGCCGACCTTCGCGGCCCTCGCGATACTGCTTCTGCTGGCGAAGGCAGCAGCGGGGGGCTTTCAACTTCACCACATTCATGGCCTCGCAGTGGACGCTGGCGACGCCCGCGTCATCTACATCGCGACCCATGCGGGGCTCGTGACGGGGATCCATGACAAGGAGTGGCAGTACGTCGGGGACGATCGCTCAGACTTTATGGGATTTACCGTCCATCCGACGGTACCGGGGCTCATGGTCGCAAGCGGCCACCCCGCTGAGGGCTCTCACTCCCCGAACCCGCGGGGCGTGATCGTGAGCCGCGACGGGGGCCGGACCTGGCGGCCGCTGGTGCTGGAGGGCGTAGCCGACTTCCACGCCCTCACCCTCAGCCCGGTGGACGGCGACACCCTCTACGGCTGGAATGTGGGGAGGAACCCTGGCCTCTACCGCGTGTCGCTCCGGAACGGAGCGTGGAAGCGGAAAGAGGCCCGGGGTCTGGCCGAGATCTACTCCCTGGCGGCTCACCCCGCGGAGCGAGATACCGTGGCGGCGGGAACTCGAAGCGGACTCCTAGTCAGCAGAGATGGCGGCCGGTCGTGGGATCATCTCGGCAACGCCTTGAGAGGCGTTCCCGTCACGGCCGTTGGGTTCCATCCGGAGAGTGCTAAGGTCCTCCTCGCGTATGCGGCGCACCCGTCGCTGGGGCTCGTCCAGAGCATGGACGGTGGCCTCACCTGGACCTCGCTCGGGATGTTTCTCGGGCGGGAGGACGCCGTGAGCCACATCGCCTTCCATCGGACGCCGGGGAAGCTCTACCTTGCCACCTTCGGCTCCGATGTTTACCGCTCCACCGACGACGGCCGGCGCTGGGAGCGCCTCATCCAGGGCGGCCGGCCGGTCAAGAGCCCATGAACGTCGGTTCCGTAGCAAAACTGCGGCTGGTTCTGGGCGTGCTCGTCACGCTTTTGGCTCTGGGAGGCTTTGGCTCGATGCCCTCGAGGGCCCTGAGCGATCGCCCGGAGCCAGACCTGGAGCGGGGCCGGTTCGTCTATGAGGCGAACTGCGCGATCTGCCACGGACGGAACGGTGATGGCCGGGGCATGGCCCGGCATCATTTCGAGACCCCTCCCGCCAGCTTCGAGGCCGGGAAGTTTAAGTTCCGTTCGACCCCTTCGGGCTCGCTTCCGCTCGATTCGGATCTCTTCCGGACCATTACCAAGGGAGTGGGACGGACGGGGATGGTCCCGCAGGGACACCTGGACGAGGCCGATCGCTGGGATGTCGTCGCCTACATCAAAGGGTTCTCGCGGCGCTTCGAACGGGATGCGCCAAGAGCGCCCATCGCCATCCCGCCACCGCCGAACCGCGCCCCGGAGCTCGTGGCCCGCGGCCGGCAGATCTATCTGGACGCCGGTTGCGCTGACTGCCACGGCGGGCGCGGCAAGGGCGATGGCCCGTCGCGCGACAGGCTCACGGACGACTGGGGCAATCCAATCCGTCCCACTGACCTCACCCGGCTGCCCAGGAAGAGCGGGCCGGACCCGGAGGATCTCTATCGGACGATCGCGACCGGCATGGACGGGACGCCGATGCCTTCGTACGCCGACGCGCTGCCGCCGGAGGAGCTCTGGGCCCTCGTGGCGTATCTCTGGGGACTCCCGCCCCGGTCCGAATGGGAAAACCTGGGCAAGCTGATTGATGAGGAGATCGTGGGGTTCAATGTCGAAAAGCGGCATCGCCAGCCACTCCCGCCACGAACTCCTCGAGCGATCCGTTCCGAGCCATCGAGCTGAAGCCGCGCACCTTTGTAACTACCCGCCACACAAGCATTTTTCTGGCTTTTCGCGATCGCGTGAACCTTCCGGGTCTCTGAAACGATATCCATGGTGAAGGGTGAACCGGTGGAGGGCTCGGAAGTGTCAGACGAGGCAGCTTGCCCGGAGTACCGAGAGCGGATCACGGCCTGGGTGGATGGGGAACTCAAGAATCTAGCTGAGGTGGCCGCGCTGGAGGCCCACGTACGCGGCTGCGAGGGCTGCCGACTCTACGTGGAAGCCGAGACGGCAACGAAGACACTCATCGCCGCCGCTTACGCGAACCCGGTCGAGGTCGATGAGCTTCGCGCTGGGATCAGGGCGCGGCTGGAACTGATCACGTTCCCTAAGCCGCGATGGTCGCCGGTCCGGGTGCCGCGGCTCGCCTGGGGGGCGCTCGCGGCTGTCCTGGTGGTTGCTGTCGCTGTCAGCTACCTGATGCTCCGGCCTCACGCGCCGGTGGAGGCTTCACCGCTCGTCCGGGCCGCGGTCACCGACCATGTCGAATGCATGCTGGGCCGCCTGCCGCTTGAGGTGACCACGACCGACCAGGAAGAAGTGGGCCGCTGGCTTCGAGGGCGTTTGGCGAGGCCGGTTGCGCTTCCAGGCCTCGCCCCGAGGGGCGAGGCTAAGATGTCCACACGGTGGGCTCGACTGGCGAGAGCTGAGGGCGCTCAGATCCTGGTTGACCGCGGCGGGCGCATGCACTCGCTCTTCATCATGCCTGTGCGGGAGGTGTCCGGGGCGCTCGGCCAGCCGGTCGTGCGGGCCGGTCGGGAATTCTTCGTAAACCACATCGAGGGCTACACGGTCGTGTTCTGGCGGCAAGGGGATCT
The DNA window shown above is from Candidatus Rokuibacteriota bacterium and carries:
- a CDS encoding sulfite exporter TauE/SafE family protein, yielding MIEFLFAVSGTIAAALQGLKDDGVVSVTALALISLGGLIAGVSPSGVAAGLAVLGQLHPVDRRPKPNHGLTVASTFSLGMVTALGALGLLAAWGGRILTGFGLAKWLPLLTLIMGLNMLGVIRWKWLRCLGASGEAASGPTQAFLMGVPFGVATSPCALPVLVTALAVAAAKGNAVFGLGGLVAFGLGRSIPVLLLGLFSDQSWTLPKIQRVAPCLRRVAGGLITAVSLYFLTLGRDLLG
- a CDS encoding sigma-70 family RNA polymerase sigma factor — encoded protein: MSNAGSGAPSSEFERMVLPHLEAMVRLARFLLRGKRADADDLVQDAVLRAFEAFPRFQPGTNFRAWLFRILRNAYVDLLRRKGRQIELAEPDAGLQENSRAIEEFRAEAVRQRTEADLEAALADLPAEIKTALLLVDGEGMRYDEVAEIMDCPIGTVRSRLHRGRRLLRQRLVEIWQGRTVG
- a CDS encoding MFS transporter, whose amino-acid sequence is MPDRSRSAPGFVFNGNGREVIAALEQAPFTRRHGLLLAALLAALVFDYQKPATIGFVIPGMREMWGLSEASAAYLPAAGMGGTVIGSVLWGFMADRVGRRAALLWTVGIFSIATLCGFALAYWQSLLACFVMGFGVGGEIPVVFALASEYLPARLRGTAVLGLGIAGSMGGYALAAGTAAIVKAFYPEVHAWRLLWLVNLIPSVILILALRSRIVPESARYLLAQGRVQDARAAAESLLGPIARTPAITESWSIDGPRKEAVTSLRTPYGRVAALAFFAFGWGLANFGFLTWLPTLLGRLGYAGATASAYLALSALIGLPSLILTALLFSRWSTQGTLVVYAAGGALALLALGAGASAGKLTPVLLVVASALAFFFIASIGGALPVYAAEVSPTAVRARQTGIVAAAGRLGAIVGPYVGGIWLTGGGSVLGLQAFFAAGLIAAAGVLHMVGVETRGRTLEEITRFHWPGRFLKGGLVMRTIQLGVPTIKCEGCVETIRTALTKRSGVQTVEGDPDRKDVTVTFDPGQLTESEIRAAIAEAGFLVG
- a CDS encoding c-type cytochrome, encoding MNVGSVAKLRLVLGVLVTLLALGGFGSMPSRALSDRPEPDLERGRFVYEANCAICHGRNGDGRGMARHHFETPPASFEAGKFKFRSTPSGSLPLDSDLFRTITKGVGRTGMVPQGHLDEADRWDVVAYIKGFSRRFERDAPRAPIAIPPPPNRAPELVARGRQIYLDAGCADCHGGRGKGDGPSRDRLTDDWGNPIRPTDLTRLPRKSGPDPEDLYRTIATGMDGTPMPSYADALPPEELWALVAYLWGLPPRSEWENLGKLIDEEIVGFNVEKRHRQPLPPRTPRAIRSEPSS
- a CDS encoding zf-HC2 domain-containing protein, whose product is MSDEAACPEYRERITAWVDGELKNLAEVAALEAHVRGCEGCRLYVEAETATKTLIAAAYANPVEVDELRAGIRARLELITFPKPRWSPVRVPRLAWGALAAVLVVAVAVSYLMLRPHAPVEASPLVRAAVTDHVECMLGRLPLEVTTTDQEEVGRWLRGRLARPVALPGLAPRGEAKMSTRWARLARAEGAQILVDRGGRMHSLFIMPVREVSGALGQPVVRAGREFFVNHIEGYTVVFWRQGDLLYCLVSDGMEGEVLGLAAEYARSSTGFFWPAERMISDVRDDLGKNES